The stretch of DNA CCATATATCCTGCTCTTCGCAGGATATCAGATAAACCCATTGCGATCTTGGAATTAGGTATCACAGAGCTAGAGTAAAGGAAGAGAAGGATTAACTAATTTTAGAGTATACACAGGAAACAAACCCTCTGTACTTTATGCATAAATGGACAAAGTATAGAAGAAAAAATTTAAGCTAAAAACTCTGGAGTTGCCAACTCGACCTTTTTACCTTTTTGTTCCATGACCACCACAGTGATCTTATCACCTTCGCTGTATCTTTCTGAAAGGTTATTAACACGTTCTTTGGCTACTTTTGAAATATGAAGCAGCGCATCAAAACCGTCTGGCATTTCAACAAAAATTCCGAAATCTACGATCTTTTTCACTTTACCCTCATAGCTTTCACCGACTTTATATTCCATTTGCTTTTTCACAGGGGATGAAGCGATCTCTTCTATATGGGCTTTTGCGTCTGCTACTTTTTCTTTGTCTTCACCTGAAATTTTTACGCCACCTACATCACGGTCAAGATCAACGGAGACTTCAAACTTTTCTATGATCTCACGGATCGTTGCACCTGCTTTCCCGATGATATCTACTATCTTGCTTGGATGTACTGTAAAATGTTCTGTACTAGGAAGTGCAGCACTTGAAACAATGTTTTTTTCTGCTTCTTCCATAATATTAAGAATATGATTCTTTCCCTGGCTGGCTTTTTGTAATGCATCTCTTAGTACAGCCAAGTCTATACCACCGAGTTTCATGTCCATTTGAAGTGCGGTGATACCCTTTGAAGTACCTGCTACTTTAAAATCCATATCCCCATCATGGTCTTCCAGCCCCATGATATCTGTCAGTACAGCATACTTGTCACCTTCACTCACTAGACCCATAGCGATACCTGCCACAAGTGCTGTAGTATGTACCTCAGCAGCACGCAATGCCAATGCACCACCACAGATAGTCGCCATAGAGGACGAACCATTACTTTCTAAAATTTCAGAGACCAAACGGATACTTCCATCATAGTTTAGATCTAAAGTAGGTTCTAATGCTCTTTTCCCTAAATTACCATGTCCAAGCTCTCTTCTACCAGGCGCACCTATAAATTTCGCTTCTCCTACAGAGTAACCTGGGAAATTATAATGTACCATGAAGTTCTCTGACTGAGCGTTTTTCTCAGTGATCAATTCATACATCTGTGCATCTTTTTTATCGCCAAGTGTCACCGTGACAAGTGCCTGAGTCTGGCCACGTGTAAAAAGACATGACCCATGTACAGAAGGTAAAAGATTTGTCTCGATGCTGATAGGTCTTACTTCATCGAGTGTTCTGCCGTCTGCACGAATATTTTTATCTAGGATCATCGCTCTAACCACTGTTTTTTTGTAGCGTTCCAGGACTTTGGATACCAGTTCTTTATCTGCCTCTTTACCCTCTGATTCTAGAGCTTCCATGATTTTCGTACGCACTTTTTTAAGTTCAGTAGAACGCTCACTCTTTGCCATATGTGAGATAGCTTTTTCGACATCCGCTGCATAATTCTTTTCTATCATTGCATACAGTGATGCATCTATTTTCTCTTCAGCTAATGGTAGGTCCAGGGGTTGTCTTACCATAGGAGTAAAGGCATCTGCATAAGCAGTTGATGCTGCATCTATAGCTTCTGCTGCCATTGCGATCACATCAACCAGTGCTGACTCATCAAACTCATTGGCACTTTGTCCCTCTTCACCCTCAGTGGCGAGTGTACGCATCTCTATCATCACTACATCTTTACCTGAACCAACAACCAAAAGATCCAGTTCACTCTCTGCCTGTTGTGTAAGTGTCGGATTGATAACGATATCATCTCCGACTGTACCAACTCTGACTGCAGCGATACTTGTGGTCACTGGGATATCTGAAACATACAGTGCTGCATTTGCCGCATGTAAAGCAGCTACCTGCATATCAACCTCTGAATCTGCACTTACCACCATCACTGTGATCGTTACAGGATAGTGAAACCCTTTAGGGAATAACGGACGTAAAGAGCGGTCAACGATACGAGATGTCAGTGTTTCAAAGTCACCAGGCTTTGTCTCTCTCTTGATGAAACCGCCAGGGATCTTGGCTGCAGCATAAGATTTTTCCATATACTGCACAGTTAAAGGAAGAAAATCCTCATCGACTGCTTTTTCATCGACTGCAACAGCTGCTATCAGTACCGCTTTCCCCTGTCGGTACATCACTGCACCACTTGCCTGCTTTGCTATTTTATTAAATTCATATTTTTCTTCGAGACTGTTTACCTTGATCTCTATGTTTTGTTCTTTCATTCGTTTTTCTTTCCTTTTAACTGTTAAATACTTTCATACTATGCTGTTTTACATGTTTATTTTCATAAAAATATATTTATTCTACTTCTTTTGGTTTTACTTCTTGATCATGGACCATGGAGGATATCTCTTCAAAATTCAATCTTTCAAAATCTTTGTAATAGTATTCTATCGAAATATAGTCTTGTATCTTATGAGGACAAAATACACCATCACACACCGTAAGAAGATTTTGATAGACACCTTTATCCAATATAGGTGTTGCAATAAAAATATTTTTAGCTCCTCTTGCGATGACCGACTTCAGTGCAACCATCATGGTCAGTCCTGTTTCTATACACTCATCAGCTAAGATAACATATTTCCCCTTGAGAGAGATCAAGTCCTTGCCTTTTCGATATTTATAGACATAAGAGAGTACTTCCTCTTCATACTTTCTGTGGGCTTCGCCATAGACATAGTCTTCATTGATCTCAAATGCATCTACCAGTGCTTTATGTATCACCACTTCTTCTGTTTCGGAGACCATTGCGATAGCCAACTCAGGGTTATTCGGTGCCAATATAGGTTCTGCGAGTAAAATATCCATCTGTGCATTAATAGACTTGGATATCTTATCTGCAAAATAAACGCCCCCTTCACTGACACCTATCACTACCGTTTCATTTTTTGTGAATAGCTCTATAGGAAGCGTCTCGATCAACTGTTTTGAGGCATCTTCTCTATCTTCAAAATAGGCATTAGGGTTTGAATCGTTGGGCATAATCTGCTCCTGGGAATTGTTTGGAAATCTCTTCTTCATCAAAAGTATAACGAAACTCTTCTATATACTTCATCAATAATTTATACGCATGATTTAACTGCTCCATGTTTTCAACATCTCCACCCAGGTCAGGGTGATTCTTTTTAGCCAAAAAATGGTACTGTTTTTTTATATCTGCTTTGCTGATCAACTTAGGCAGATGTAATATCTCTAACGCTTTTTCTATCTCATCTTTAGGATTGATATTCATTATTCTGTTCCTACTGCACCAAAAGGAATAAAGTTCAACTGCAAATAGAAAGTAGTATCCTCTGTATAGCCTGTTGGCCTAGGTACAATGTCTTGTCGAACAGAAGCTGTAGCATTCCAGCAATCACGATGATAACTCCCCCCAAATCTCCACTGCTTACTTGATGCATCATCCACATCATATGTGACACCGCCATTCAACTTCATTTGTTCATTGAGTGTATATCCAAAAGAAAAATAAACTTCATTTGCATTGATATTACCGGTAATATACGTCGGTACATCAGGTAATATTTGTTTATAGGTATGCCCCAAACTAAAATGGGAACCTTGTTCATTCAAGGTAATACGGCTGGCTGACTCACGTATTTTACCATACTCATGTGAATAGATCACATTATTATACAAACTCCACCCATTCCAGTTGTACTGCATTTCATTACTCAGATCAGCAAACTCATAGCTTCTGTCAGGGTTATAGGTCTGCGTCAATCTTTGAAAAAACTTTAAATTCATCATTTCATCATAAAAGTATTGGCTTAAATTAAATGCATAGTGCTCTTCTGGTAACCCTACCGTGAACAATGCTGTTTGGTTCACATCCAGTGCAGACAATGAAGGGGACTTGTATTCATTCCCAGGTCTAATGTATGATAAAGCGGGTTGCAGTACATGGGTAAAGCCATCATATTTTTTCGTTAGATCTGTAAAAAGTTTTACCTTATGTATATTACTATAATACTCAAAATCATCATAAAGGTACTCTCCATTACCAAAAAAGAATTTACTGTAATATAACTCTTCTCCAAAGGAGAGGTTCAAAAAATCATCAAAAAAGGAGGTCGTGAATTCCACTGGTACCTTGAGCTCTGCCTGACGCATAGTTGTACCTTTTTCTCTATCAAAATTATTGATACGGAGATCTGCACTATAGGTAAGATTATCCCATAGTAAATGACTTAAGTATTTATGTAATTGTATAGAAGGCAGTATCTGTAATGTATCACTATTATCTTCTTTTCTTGTATCGATAAAATATTTGCTATTGAATCCTGCATAATAATCATTGTTATAAAGAAAATAATTCACTCTGGATTCCTGTAAAGGAATAAGTCCAAAATGTTTCAAATGACTTTGCTGTAAATTCAAATAATCGATATCATTCAGATAAGTGGTATTGATATAGAGACCATCTGTAAATCCAGTGGGTAATTTATGAGAAAATACTTTAGAAGATTCATAGTTGAACTCTACCCCATAATGACTACCATTTGGAAGAGAATTCTCCTCTATATACTCCGTTTTATCTTTGAAATATCCTACCCTTAACTTTCCAGATGAATACGCTGAGTCAACAAAACGTAACGTACTATACATCCCTATACTTCTTGCCGTTCGAATCTGAGGGTTAAACTCTATATCCATTCTTGGAGAAATAGCCCAAAAGATAGGTTGTTCATACAAAAATCCCCCATTGGATGAATACCCAAAAGCAGGGAAGAGAAGCCCTGAACTTCTTTCTTTATCAGTAGAAAAAGCTAAATACGGTGTGTAAAACACAGGAATATCCCATAAATATACTTTTGCACCATAGATCTTTATATAGTTTGTATCACTATCGTATAAAGCATCTGAAAAAGCCATTTTCCATAAAGGATCTACTATATCACAACTGGATATCAGAGATGCACCCAACGTGTAGTTGCTTTCTTCTTTATGTGCATCATCCGAAAAGATCCACACGTCATTTTTACCGATAAGAAAGAGTTCGTCAAAAGTGACCTCTTTCGACTCTGTATGAATTTCAAGATGATTGGTATGAACTTTACTTCCTTGATATCCCAGCATTTCGATCTGACCATCAAGCACAAGTATTTTCGTGCTTTTGTCAAAATATGCAGAAGATGCTTTTATCACAGAATCTTCATAATATACGACCACATTCTCTCTAGCTTTGACTAAGTTTTTAGTCGCATCCACATGTTTTGCTGTGATCTCTATCTTACTGTTATCTGAAACAGCATGCAGTATTTGCACACCCATTACTATAGATACAAGAAAAAAAAAGATCTTTTTAGTCATTCACAACTACGCAGTTAGAGAGTTTATCATGAAGCGTTTGTCTAAGCGGTACAAAAAATGCCATAAGAAAGCCTAAGTAAAAGAGTACTTCACTTGGAATTCTTACTGAAGCACGTAAAAATGCCTTTTGAAAACCAGGAGTTTCTCCTGTTTCTAAGTCTATGACTTTGATCTTCATAAAATACTTACCTAGTGTCATACCATTTTGCCATATCAAAACAGTATGATAGAGGAGTTTTATAGAGAGTACCACCAAAAGGTTTTGAGCGATAAAAGCATTGATATTTTCAAGTGCTGCTTCATCTACCACTGTGATATTTGAAAGAACTGCAGAAAACTGATCATAAAAAATAATAATAAAAAACAGTGTGATAACAATATCATCTATCACAAAAGAAGTAATTCTTTTTTGAAGACTTGCAATAGGCAAGGAGAGAGATTCAGACATCTCCACTTCCTAGAGTGCTTGATATGCAATGTCTGTACGACACTGCTTGCCTGCAAAATGTACCTGCCCTACTAACATATAGGCACGCCTTTGTGCCTCTTTGATACTGTCACCAATACCTACACAAACCAGTACTCTACCGCCTGTTGCATAGAGTTTTCCATCTTCACCACGCGTGACTCCCGCATATGAGATATGTGCATTTTCCTTTACCTCTTCATGGTAGATATCATCTACAATGATCTCTGCAGGCGGTGTACTTTTATAAGGATAGTCTTTACT from Sulfurovum xiamenensis encodes:
- a CDS encoding DnaJ domain-containing protein: MNINPKDEIEKALEILHLPKLISKADIKKQYHFLAKKNHPDLGGDVENMEQLNHAYKLLMKYIEEFRYTFDEEEISKQFPGADYAQRFKP
- a CDS encoding phosphoribosyltransferase, translating into MPNDSNPNAYFEDREDASKQLIETLPIELFTKNETVVIGVSEGGVYFADKISKSINAQMDILLAEPILAPNNPELAIAMVSETEEVVIHKALVDAFEINEDYVYGEAHRKYEEEVLSYVYKYRKGKDLISLKGKYVILADECIETGLTMMVALKSVIARGAKNIFIATPILDKGVYQNLLTVCDGVFCPHKIQDYISIEYYYKDFERLNFEEISSMVHDQEVKPKEVE
- a CDS encoding RDD family protein — protein: MSESLSLPIASLQKRITSFVIDDIVITLFFIIIFYDQFSAVLSNITVVDEAALENINAFIAQNLLVVLSIKLLYHTVLIWQNGMTLGKYFMKIKVIDLETGETPGFQKAFLRASVRIPSEVLFYLGFLMAFFVPLRQTLHDKLSNCVVVND
- a CDS encoding LPS-assembly protein LptD, giving the protein MGVQILHAVSDNSKIEITAKHVDATKNLVKARENVVVYYEDSVIKASSAYFDKSTKILVLDGQIEMLGYQGSKVHTNHLEIHTESKEVTFDELFLIGKNDVWIFSDDAHKEESNYTLGASLISSCDIVDPLWKMAFSDALYDSDTNYIKIYGAKVYLWDIPVFYTPYLAFSTDKERSSGLLFPAFGYSSNGGFLYEQPIFWAISPRMDIEFNPQIRTARSIGMYSTLRFVDSAYSSGKLRVGYFKDKTEYIEENSLPNGSHYGVEFNYESSKVFSHKLPTGFTDGLYINTTYLNDIDYLNLQQSHLKHFGLIPLQESRVNYFLYNNDYYAGFNSKYFIDTRKEDNSDTLQILPSIQLHKYLSHLLWDNLTYSADLRINNFDREKGTTMRQAELKVPVEFTTSFFDDFLNLSFGEELYYSKFFFGNGEYLYDDFEYYSNIHKVKLFTDLTKKYDGFTHVLQPALSYIRPGNEYKSPSLSALDVNQTALFTVGLPEEHYAFNLSQYFYDEMMNLKFFQRLTQTYNPDRSYEFADLSNEMQYNWNGWSLYNNVIYSHEYGKIRESASRITLNEQGSHFSLGHTYKQILPDVPTYITGNINANEVYFSFGYTLNEQMKLNGGVTYDVDDASSKQWRFGGSYHRDCWNATASVRQDIVPRPTGYTEDTTFYLQLNFIPFGAVGTE
- a CDS encoding polyribonucleotide nucleotidyltransferase; translated protein: MKEQNIEIKVNSLEEKYEFNKIAKQASGAVMYRQGKAVLIAAVAVDEKAVDEDFLPLTVQYMEKSYAAAKIPGGFIKRETKPGDFETLTSRIVDRSLRPLFPKGFHYPVTITVMVVSADSEVDMQVAALHAANAALYVSDIPVTTSIAAVRVGTVGDDIVINPTLTQQAESELDLLVVGSGKDVVMIEMRTLATEGEEGQSANEFDESALVDVIAMAAEAIDAASTAYADAFTPMVRQPLDLPLAEEKIDASLYAMIEKNYAADVEKAISHMAKSERSTELKKVRTKIMEALESEGKEADKELVSKVLERYKKTVVRAMILDKNIRADGRTLDEVRPISIETNLLPSVHGSCLFTRGQTQALVTVTLGDKKDAQMYELITEKNAQSENFMVHYNFPGYSVGEAKFIGAPGRRELGHGNLGKRALEPTLDLNYDGSIRLVSEILESNGSSSMATICGGALALRAAEVHTTALVAGIAMGLVSEGDKYAVLTDIMGLEDHDGDMDFKVAGTSKGITALQMDMKLGGIDLAVLRDALQKASQGKNHILNIMEEAEKNIVSSAALPSTEHFTVHPSKIVDIIGKAGATIREIIEKFEVSVDLDRDVGGVKISGEDKEKVADAKAHIEEIASSPVKKQMEYKVGESYEGKVKKIVDFGIFVEMPDGFDALLHISKVAKERVNNLSERYSEGDKITVVVMEQKGKKVELATPEFLA